From Candidatus Nitricoxidivorans perseverans, the proteins below share one genomic window:
- the nuoH gene encoding NADH-quinone oxidoreductase subunit NuoH: MLLAPIHQHVAPLFGPLWPLVWTVVKIALIIAPLLLGVAYLTFWERKIIGWMQVRIGPNRVGPWGLLQPIADGMKLFFKEVLMPAKADPQLFILAPILAMAPALAAWAVVPFFEGGALADIDAGVLYLLAITSIGVYGIIIAGWASNSKYPFLGAMRSAAQMVSYEVAMGLALVAVLMVSNSLNLSDIVRAQDQGRFAGMGLGFLSWNWLPLLPLFVVYLVSGVAETNRAPFDVVEGESEIVAGHMVEYSGMAFALFFLAEYANMILMAAMTSIFFLGGWLSPVGFLPDGIVWLLAKVTVVLFFFLWIRATFPRYRYDQIMRLGWKVFVPVTLVWIPVVGIWMMSPFNIWK, from the coding sequence ATGCTCCTCGCCCCCATCCACCAGCACGTCGCCCCGCTGTTCGGTCCGCTCTGGCCCCTCGTCTGGACCGTCGTCAAGATCGCCCTCATCATCGCGCCGCTGCTGCTGGGCGTCGCCTACCTGACCTTCTGGGAGCGCAAGATCATCGGCTGGATGCAGGTGCGCATCGGCCCCAACCGCGTCGGCCCCTGGGGGCTGCTGCAACCCATCGCCGACGGCATGAAGCTGTTCTTCAAGGAAGTGCTGATGCCGGCGAAGGCCGATCCGCAGCTCTTCATCCTGGCGCCGATCCTCGCGATGGCGCCGGCGCTGGCGGCCTGGGCGGTAGTCCCCTTCTTCGAGGGCGGCGCGCTCGCCGACATCGACGCCGGCGTGCTCTACCTGCTGGCGATCACCTCGATCGGCGTCTACGGCATCATCATCGCCGGATGGGCCTCCAATTCGAAGTATCCCTTCCTCGGCGCCATGCGCTCGGCCGCGCAGATGGTTTCCTACGAGGTGGCCATGGGCCTGGCCCTGGTCGCCGTACTGATGGTGTCCAACAGTCTCAACCTCTCCGACATCGTGCGCGCTCAGGACCAGGGCCGCTTCGCCGGCATGGGGCTCGGCTTCCTGTCCTGGAACTGGCTGCCGCTGCTGCCCCTGTTCGTGGTCTATCTGGTTTCGGGCGTCGCCGAGACCAACCGCGCGCCTTTCGACGTGGTCGAGGGCGAATCGGAGATCGTCGCCGGCCACATGGTCGAGTATTCGGGCATGGCCTTCGCGCTGTTCTTCCTGGCCGAATATGCCAACATGATCCTGATGGCGGCCATGACCTCGATATTCTTCCTCGGCGGCTGGCTGTCTCCGGTCGGCTTCCTGCCCGACGGCATCGTCTGGCTGCTGGCCAAAGTCACGGTCGTGCTGTTCTTCTTCCTGTGGATCCGCGCCACTTTCCCGCGCTATCGCTACGACCAGATCATGCGCCTGGGCTGGAAGGTGTTCGTGCCGGTCACACTCGTCTGGATCCCCGTCGTCGGCATCTGGATGATGTCGCCGTTCAACATCTGGAAATGA
- the nuoI gene encoding NADH-quinone oxidoreductase subunit NuoI: MGARELIQTFSLGELRQGLAVTLRYLFAPKITVQYPDEKTPLSHRFRGLHALRRYPNGEERCIACKLCEAVCPAMAIAIELTEREDANGQKSRRATRYDIDLTKCIFCGFCEEACPVDAIVETHVFEYHGEQRGDLLYTKRMLLANGDRHEAEIARNRELDAKYR; the protein is encoded by the coding sequence ATGGGCGCGAGAGAACTGATCCAGACCTTCTCCCTCGGCGAACTGCGCCAGGGCCTGGCCGTGACGCTACGCTACCTGTTCGCGCCGAAGATCACCGTCCAGTATCCCGACGAGAAGACGCCGCTGTCCCACCGTTTCCGCGGCCTGCACGCCCTGCGCCGCTACCCGAACGGCGAGGAGCGCTGCATCGCCTGCAAGCTGTGCGAAGCCGTCTGTCCGGCCATGGCGATCGCCATCGAGCTGACCGAGCGCGAGGACGCGAATGGGCAAAAGTCGCGGCGCGCCACCCGCTACGACATCGACCTGACCAAGTGCATCTTCTGCGGCTTCTGCGAGGAGGCCTGCCCGGTGGACGCCATCGTCGAGACGCATGTGTTCGAGTACCACGGCGAGCAGCGCGGCGACCTCCTCTACACCAAGCGGATGCTGCTGGCCAACGGCGACAGGCACGAGGCCGAGATCGCCCGGAACCGCGAGCTGGATGCGAAATACCGATGA
- a CDS encoding NADH-quinone oxidoreductase subunit J, translating to MIEFKTILFYVLAAVMLFAALRVVTARNPVHAVLYLVLAFFNASGLWLLLNAEFLAIALVMVYVGAVMVLFLFVVMMLDIDIERLRQGFWSYLPVGALVGLLMVAEMALVLSGSHFGLESFPDQQAGADHSNTKSLGRLLFTDYVYPFELASVILLVAIIAAVMLTLRHRKDSKHLDPAKQIAVKAADRLRIVRMPAEKEAE from the coding sequence ATGATTGAATTCAAGACGATCCTCTTCTACGTGCTCGCGGCGGTCATGCTGTTCGCGGCCCTGCGCGTCGTCACCGCCCGAAACCCGGTGCACGCCGTGCTATACCTCGTGCTCGCCTTCTTCAACGCCAGCGGTCTCTGGCTGCTGCTCAACGCCGAATTCCTGGCCATCGCCCTCGTCATGGTCTACGTCGGCGCCGTCATGGTGTTGTTCCTGTTCGTGGTCATGATGCTCGACATCGACATCGAACGCCTGCGCCAGGGTTTCTGGAGCTACCTGCCGGTCGGGGCGCTGGTTGGCCTGCTGATGGTGGCGGAAATGGCACTGGTGCTTTCCGGCAGCCATTTCGGCCTGGAGTCCTTCCCCGACCAGCAGGCGGGCGCCGATCACAGCAACACCAAGTCGCTCGGCCGGCTGCTGTTCACCGACTACGTCTATCCCTTCGAGCTGGCCTCGGTGATCCTGCTGGTCGCCATCATCGCCGCCGTCATGCTGACGTTGCGCCATCGCAAGGACAGCAAGCACCTGGATCCCGCGAAACAGATCGCCGTCAAGGCGGCCGACCGCCTGCGCATCGTGCGGATGCCGGCGGAGAAGGAGGCGGAATGA
- the nuoK gene encoding NADH-quinone oxidoreductase subunit NuoK — MISLVHYLILAAILFSIGVVGIFLNRKNLIVLLMSIELMLLAVNINFVAFSHYLNDLAGQLFVLFTLTVAAAEAGIGLAILVVMFRNLSSIHVDDLDTLKG; from the coding sequence ATGATCTCGCTTGTCCACTACCTCATCCTTGCCGCCATCCTGTTCTCGATCGGCGTCGTCGGCATCTTCCTCAACCGCAAGAACTTGATCGTGCTGCTGATGTCCATCGAGCTGATGCTGCTGGCGGTGAATATCAACTTCGTCGCCTTCTCGCACTACCTGAACGACCTCGCGGGGCAACTGTTCGTGCTGTTCACGCTGACCGTCGCCGCCGCCGAGGCGGGCATCGGCCTGGCCATCCTGGTCGTGATGTTCCGCAACCTGTCGTCGATCCATGTGGACGATCTGGACACTCTGAAGGGTTGA
- the nuoL gene encoding NADH-quinone oxidoreductase subunit L: MKAIYLVIPFAPLIGAIAAGFFGGRLGRAGAHWVTILGVAVSFLCSVFVFRDVMAGHTFSGALYTWLESGGLKLEVGFLIDPLTAVMMIVVTFVSLMVHIYTIGYMAHDEENWPEGSGAGANSYQRFFAYISLFTFSMLMLVMSNNFLQLFFGWEAVGLVSYLLIGFWSTRPTAIYANLKAFLVNRVGDFGFLLGIGLVAAYAGSLDYAMVFGKGKELAAMTETVTGWPLITAVCIGLFVGAMGKSAQFPLHVWLPDSMEGPTPISALIHAATMVTAGIFMVSRMSPLFELSETALSFVIVIGAITALFMALIAIVQTDIKRVVAYSTLSQLGYMTMALGASAYSVAIFHLMTHAFFKAVLFLGAGSVIIAMHHEQDMRRMGGLRKYMPITYATVLIGAIANAGLPPFAGFFSKDSIIEAVHLANVPGAGFAYFCALAAVFVGGLYSFRLVFFAFHGQERFRHAGGHHGDHGDHGHGHHGEPHESPKVVTVPLILLAIPAIVSGWFIGPMLFGGWFGNAIVIAPEHGALAHMKEAFHGVFGMMAHGVTTLPFWLAISGAGLAWFLYVRRPDLPAVIKKKLAFPAMILEKKYGFDDFNDWFFAGGARGVGRGLWKGGDQVVIDGIAVNGSARLVGWFASVVRLFQSGHIYQYAFSMIIGVFVLLTLWFGRV; the protein is encoded by the coding sequence ATGAAAGCCATTTACCTCGTCATTCCCTTCGCGCCGCTGATCGGCGCCATCGCCGCCGGTTTCTTCGGCGGACGCCTGGGCCGCGCGGGCGCCCACTGGGTGACCATCCTCGGCGTGGCCGTCTCATTCCTCTGTTCGGTCTTCGTCTTCCGGGACGTCATGGCCGGCCACACCTTCAGCGGCGCGCTCTACACCTGGCTGGAATCGGGCGGCCTCAAGCTGGAAGTGGGTTTCCTGATCGACCCCCTGACCGCCGTGATGATGATCGTCGTCACCTTCGTCTCGCTGATGGTGCACATCTACACCATCGGTTACATGGCGCACGACGAGGAGAACTGGCCGGAAGGCAGCGGCGCGGGCGCGAACAGCTATCAGCGCTTCTTCGCCTACATCTCGCTCTTCACCTTTTCGATGCTGATGCTGGTGATGAGCAACAACTTCCTCCAGCTCTTCTTCGGCTGGGAGGCGGTGGGCCTCGTGTCCTACCTGCTGATCGGCTTCTGGTCGACGCGGCCGACGGCGATCTACGCCAACCTCAAGGCCTTTCTGGTCAACCGCGTAGGTGACTTCGGCTTCCTGCTGGGCATCGGGCTCGTCGCCGCCTACGCCGGCAGCCTCGATTACGCCATGGTGTTCGGTAAGGGCAAGGAACTGGCGGCGATGACCGAGACCGTCACCGGCTGGCCGCTGATCACCGCCGTCTGCATCGGCCTGTTCGTCGGCGCCATGGGCAAGTCGGCCCAGTTCCCGCTGCACGTCTGGCTGCCCGACTCCATGGAAGGCCCGACGCCGATCTCCGCGCTGATCCACGCCGCGACCATGGTCACGGCCGGCATCTTCATGGTTTCGCGCATGTCGCCGCTATTCGAACTCTCCGAGACGGCGCTGTCCTTCGTCATCGTCATCGGCGCGATCACGGCGCTCTTCATGGCGCTGATCGCCATCGTCCAGACCGACATCAAACGCGTCGTCGCCTACTCGACGCTCTCGCAGCTCGGCTACATGACCATGGCGCTGGGCGCCTCGGCCTATTCGGTCGCGATCTTCCACCTCATGACCCATGCCTTCTTCAAGGCGGTGCTCTTCCTTGGCGCCGGTTCGGTCATCATCGCCATGCACCACGAGCAGGACATGCGGCGCATGGGCGGCCTGCGCAAATACATGCCGATCACCTACGCGACGGTGCTGATCGGCGCCATCGCCAACGCCGGCCTGCCGCCCTTCGCCGGCTTCTTTTCGAAGGACTCGATCATCGAGGCGGTGCATCTGGCGAACGTGCCGGGCGCGGGCTTCGCCTATTTCTGCGCGCTGGCGGCGGTCTTCGTCGGCGGCCTGTATTCCTTCCGCCTCGTGTTCTTCGCCTTCCACGGACAGGAGCGGTTCCGCCACGCCGGCGGGCATCACGGCGACCATGGCGATCATGGTCATGGGCACCACGGCGAGCCGCACGAGTCGCCCAAGGTCGTCACCGTGCCGCTGATCCTGCTGGCGATCCCCGCCATCGTTTCCGGATGGTTCATCGGGCCCATGCTGTTCGGCGGCTGGTTCGGCAACGCCATCGTGATTGCGCCGGAGCATGGCGCGCTTGCCCACATGAAGGAAGCCTTCCACGGCGTGTTCGGCATGATGGCCCACGGCGTCACGACGCTGCCCTTCTGGCTGGCGATCTCCGGGGCGGGGCTGGCCTGGTTCCTCTACGTCAGGCGGCCCGACCTGCCGGCCGTGATCAAGAAGAAGCTGGCCTTCCCGGCCATGATCCTGGAGAAGAAGTACGGCTTCGACGATTTCAACGACTGGTTCTTTGCCGGTGGCGCGCGCGGCGTCGGCCGCGGCCTCTGGAAGGGCGGCGACCAGGTGGTGATCGACGGCATCGCCGTCAATGGCTCGGCCCGCTTGGTCGGCTGGTTCGCCTCCGTGGTGCGCCTGTTCCAGAGCGGCCACATCTACCAGTATGCCTTCTCAATGATCATCGGCGTCTTCGTGCTGCTGACGCTCTGGTTCGGCCGCGTCTGA
- a CDS encoding NADH-quinone oxidoreductase subunit M, which yields MTTSLLSLAIWVPIVGALPILALGSGRRDAVRWLSLAVATVGFLITVPLYTGFNPQVADFQFVEQAPWIPRFNVWYLLGVDGISVLFILLNSFITILVVLAGWEVIEEKQAQYMGAFLIMSGLMNGIFAALDAMLFYVFFEASLIPMYIIIGVWGGPNRVYAAFKFFLYTLLGSLLMLVALIWLFLESGGSFSLPDWHALKIGMAPQILLFIAFLLAFAVKVPMWPVHTWLPDAHVEAPTGGSVVLAAIMLKLGAYGFLRFSLPIAPDASHYFAPMMIALSLIAVIYIGFVALVQADMKKLIAYSSISHMGFVTLGFFIFNPIGVEGALVQMISHGFISAAMFLCVGVIYDRMHSRMIADYGGVVNTMPKFAALFVFFAMANSGLPATSGFVGEFMVILGAVKHNFWIGAAAATTLILGAAYTLWMIKRVVFGAVANDHVRKLTDIGRREFLVLALLAVCVLGMGLYPFPFTEVMHVSVDNLLKHVAASKL from the coding sequence ATGACTACATCCCTTCTCAGCCTCGCCATCTGGGTGCCCATCGTCGGCGCGCTTCCCATCCTCGCCCTGGGTTCCGGGCGGCGCGACGCTGTCCGCTGGCTGTCGCTGGCGGTCGCCACCGTGGGTTTCCTGATCACTGTGCCGCTTTACACGGGCTTCAACCCGCAGGTCGCCGACTTTCAGTTCGTCGAGCAAGCGCCCTGGATTCCGCGCTTCAACGTCTGGTATCTCCTCGGCGTGGACGGCATCTCCGTGCTGTTCATCCTGCTCAACAGCTTCATCACCATACTGGTGGTGCTGGCCGGATGGGAAGTGATCGAGGAGAAGCAGGCGCAGTACATGGGCGCCTTCCTCATCATGTCGGGCCTGATGAACGGCATCTTCGCCGCGCTCGACGCCATGCTGTTCTATGTCTTCTTCGAGGCCTCCCTGATCCCGATGTACATCATCATCGGCGTCTGGGGCGGACCGAACCGCGTCTATGCGGCCTTCAAGTTCTTCCTCTACACGCTGCTCGGCTCGCTGCTGATGCTGGTCGCGCTGATCTGGCTGTTCCTGGAGTCCGGTGGCAGCTTCAGCCTGCCCGATTGGCACGCCCTCAAGATCGGCATGGCGCCGCAGATCCTGCTGTTCATCGCCTTCCTGCTCGCCTTCGCCGTCAAGGTGCCGATGTGGCCGGTGCATACCTGGCTGCCCGACGCCCACGTCGAGGCGCCCACCGGCGGCTCGGTGGTGCTGGCCGCCATCATGCTGAAGCTCGGCGCCTACGGCTTCCTGCGGTTTTCGCTACCCATCGCGCCGGACGCCAGCCACTATTTCGCGCCGATGATGATCGCGCTCTCCCTGATCGCGGTGATTTACATCGGCTTCGTCGCGCTGGTACAGGCCGACATGAAGAAGCTGATCGCCTACTCGTCGATTTCGCACATGGGCTTCGTCACGCTGGGCTTCTTCATTTTCAACCCGATCGGCGTCGAGGGCGCGCTGGTGCAGATGATCTCCCACGGCTTCATCTCCGCCGCCATGTTCCTCTGCGTCGGCGTCATATACGACCGCATGCACAGCCGCATGATCGCCGACTACGGCGGCGTCGTGAACACCATGCCGAAGTTCGCCGCCCTGTTCGTGTTCTTCGCGATGGCCAATTCCGGCCTGCCGGCCACTTCCGGCTTCGTCGGGGAGTTCATGGTGATCCTGGGCGCGGTTAAGCACAACTTCTGGATCGGCGCAGCCGCCGCCACGACGCTGATCCTCGGCGCCGCCTACACGCTCTGGATGATCAAGCGCGTCGTTTTCGGCGCTGTCGCCAACGACCACGTGCGCAAGCTGACCGACATCGGCCGGCGCGAATTCCTGGTGCTCGCCCTGCTGGCCGTCTGCGTGCTCGGCATGGGCCTCTATCCATTCCCATTTACCGAGGTGATGCACGTCTCGGTGGATAACCTGCTCAAGCATGTCGCTGCGAGCAAGCTGTAG